The Fretibacterium sp. OH1220_COT-178 genome segment GGCACTACGCGCCCTTCGTTCCGGTGTGGATCTGGAGGGAGGGCGCGCCCCTGCCCGATGGAGCCGCTTCGGAAAAATGCGGATTCATGGGGCTTGTGCCGCCCCCCGGCGTTTTCGGTCGTTCCCTTCGTTTCGACTCGGTGGAGAATTATGCGCGAGGTCTTTTTTCGGGATTCAGAGCATTGGAAGCCGCGGGGCTTCAGGGAATCGTCGTCCAGTGGCCCCCCTCCGGGGGGGTCGGTTTGGGGCTGAGGGACCGCATCCGTCGTGCGGCTCAGGCCGGCTCCTGATTTTTAGGGTGGTCCCCGCCGCTTTGGGGTTGTGCTTTCCGCTTTTTCGTGTAAAGTTTTTCAAGGGTCCTCATCGGATCGAGCCCGCGTCGTCGCGTCTTGTCTGCAAAAGGGCGCCGTGGGCGGATAAATTGCTTTTTCTCGTCCTGGAGGAATGAATGATGCGTTGGATCATTTTGGCGTTGTCCTTGGGCGCGTCCCTTACGTCCCTGGTTCATGGGGTGTTTGTGCTCTTCGGCTTTCTGGTGGCTGGAGGGGGCTCCTCGCCCTGGGTGTCCGGGGGCCTGCCGATCCTCTCCGCATTTTTGGCCTTGATCGGGGGGATTGTCGCTTTCAACTGCAGCAAGGTCGGGATCGCCTTTTTGGGCCTCGCCGCTCTGCTTTGTCTCTTTGCTCCTGTCGATGTCTGGATCTACGGGAGCGTCTATCTTATTGCCGCGATGCTCGGCTTCTTCCTTCCGCGCCGTTCCGATCTCCTGGACTACGAGGATTACGATTACGACGACCAGGATTGTGCGGACGACGACGAGGAGCTCCCGATCGATTTTCCGCCGAGACGTCATGAGCGTGCCGCCCGTATTTCGCTTTCCCATCAGGAGAGGGAAAAGCGCATTCCTCTTTCGACCTCCCCGGAGGAGCCCCCGAAGGTACGTCGCAGAACCTCCAAGACCTGTCCTACCTGCGGAGCCAGCGTTGCGATCGATCACCGCTTTTGCCCGACCTGCGGCTCTTCCCTGCATATCCCGACTGTGCCGGAGCCCGAGGAGGCCTTGAAGACCGAGGTCCCGGTCCAGCCCGACGCAAGCGAGAGGGGGGCGGAGGCTGAATCTGCGCCCTGGAGTCCTAAAGCCGCGTTCGTTTCCCCCGCTGGGGAGAGCTCTCCAAGCTCTCCGGATCTCGGCGAAGATGACGATTCGGAGCCCGAACAAGTCGGGCAGGAGGGGCTTTTCCAGGAGGAGGAGATGGAGATTCCCCTTCCCCATAAGGTATTCGTCAAGCCCTTGAGAGAGGAGACGCTCATTCCGACGCGTCCCTTGAGCATTGATCCCGATACCTCTTATCAGGAGTTTTCGCGGTATACGCGTCGGAGAAAGCGGCGCACTCGTCCTTTGGGGCGCAGGATTTTGGGCTTGCTTCTCCTGTTTGCGGTGGTCGGGGGGGGGACATGGTTCCTGTTGGGGCTGCGCAAGCTGCCCGAGGACAAGCTCCCCGTACTGCCGCCTGTTTCTCAGGTCGAGGTGCCTCCGACTCCGAGATCCATCGACGTCGTTGCCCAGCCCCTCACAAAAAACGGCACCTCGGACGTGAGCGGCGAATTGCCGTCCCTTCCTTCTTTGGGTGAGCTCCCGGATCGAGGGATCGTCACCGGTTCGAACGTCAACCTGAGGGAGGAGCATTCGACGGCCTCGAAATCCCTGACGCGTCTCGGACTGAACGCACAGGCCGAACTTCTGGAGAGCTGGACCGGCGTCTCGGGGACTCTCTCCGGTGTCTGGTACCGCGTTCGTTCCGGAGGCAAGGAGGGATGGATTTACGGACAGTATTTCCTGCCGCTAGGGAAGAATCTTCCCAAAGGGTACACGGATGCCCTGTTGCACTCCTTCGGGGGAAGCAGAAACGAGGCGGCGGCGAAGTTGGGGCGTCCGGCGCAGAACAAGGCCGCATCCTTGGAATGGCAGGGGCTGACGCTGTCCCTCAAGGACGACGCCGTCAGTCGGCTGCAGGTCTCCTCTTCCCGATACCCCCTGCGGAACGGGGTGACGGTGGGGATGACCCAGGACGTGCTTTTCAAGACGATGGGGTATCCCTCGGCGCTTGCCTCCGGTCAGTTGCGCTACCTGGAGGAGCCCAAGCGCGGTGTGGCGGTCCGCATCGGCAAGGACGGCAAGATTACGGCGATTACGGTGGGCAGTTTGTAGCGCCGCGTCGGCATTCTCTCACCCCCCCAAAAGCAGGTGACCGCCTTATTGGCGGGCACCTGCTTTTGTCTGTTGGATCAGGGAGCGTACCTGGGGAATAAAACGCTCGACGTCGGGGTTCTTTTGGAGTTTCAGGCTTTCCTGGTACTTTTCAAGGGCCTCGGAATAATTCTGGGCTCTGTAAAGGTCGTTTCCCTCCTGGACCAGTTGTTTGGCCCGAAGGGTGGTTCTCAGTCGCTCTATGAACTCCTTCAACTTGTCGTTCCTGCGGAGCTCGTAACTGGCCTCGTATTGCGCCAGGGCCCGAACGTACTCCTTTTTCTTGAAGAGCTCGTTGGCCTCTCGAATAAGGGCATCGGCCTGAGCGGAGCCCTCGGCTTTCCTGTCGTTCGATGACTCTGCATCGGGGCTGTAAAGCTCCTCCTCCATCCTGGAGGAGCCCTCTTGAGGCACGTCCTCGGACGCGGGCCTGGCGGGCTGGAGAATCCGGTTCAGGCGTTCGAGTTTCTCGAGCAGAGACTTGTTTTTAGGGGTCAGAGCGAGTGCCTTTTGGTAGTGTTCAAGGGCCTCGAGGGGTTTTTTGCCCCTGAGGGCGGCATCCCCCCTCCGGATCGCCTGTTCGGACGCCTCGAGCTCGGCTTTCCTCACGAAATCCTCGGCCGTTTTATTGGGGGCAAGAGCGAGGCTTTCCTTGTATTTTTCCAGTGCATCGGCCGGCCTTCTGCGTTTGACCAAGGCCTCGGCTTCGGCCCGCAGCTTCCGGGCCATTTCCTCGCGCTGTTCCTTTTCCCGCTTCATGACGAGGGCCTCCAGTTCCTCGTCATGCCAGAGCAGAAGGCTCTCCTTGTAACTTTTCAGAGCCTCTTTCGGTTTTTTTGCGTTCATTAGGGCATCGCCCTTCTTGCGAAGGGCCTGGGCCTTTTCCCTGAACTCCCTGTCCCCCTCGAGACGGTCCTTGAGGAGATCGATGTAGGTGGCCAGATAGGGGTCATTCAGATGACTCAGACTCTGCTCATAGAGATCGATTCCCTCGGCGATGCGTTTTTTGTCGATGCTCGCATTGGCCCTCCTCCTCAGGGAGAGGGCTGCGTTTCTTTTCTCGTCCTCCTCGAACAGGGACTTCGAGAGCTTTGCGATATCGAGGCTGACGGCCTCGTTGGGCTCGAAGAGAAAACTGTTGCGCAACTGAGCGAGGGCTCCGACCTTGTCTCCCGCCGCCATGGAAATTTCGGCGGCGGTCCTCAGGCGCAGGGCTTCGTGACGGCGGTTCTGAACCTCCCTTTCCCGAAGCTCAAGGGCGTGGCCCATCCTCTCCGTTGCCGCATCCTCCCACAGTTGGGATGCGCGCTCAAGGTTCGCCCTGGCGGCGCTCAATGCGTCCGTCCGGAGCTCCATGGAGCCTTCGGCCAAGAGACGGGCAGCCTTTGTTCGCCTGTCGAGTTGTGTCCTCATCTCGGGCAGTCCGGCCTCGATCTCCGAACTGAGAGGATCGAGGGTCGAGGCCCTTTCTCCCGTCCGTATGGCCTTGGCGAACTTCCCCTCCTCCCAGAGGGCGCGGGCCTGAAGCCACAGGCTCCAGGCCTGAGCGCGCCGGCGGCTCTGCTCCTCGTCCTTTTTGTCCGCAACGGCCAACAGCGGTGCTTCCACCCTGCCGAGCGGTATGTCGCGGCGGTCCTTGACGGTCACCGCGACCTTTCCCGTTCCTGTCCGGAGGCGGCGAAACACGGCAACGTTGTCTCGAGCCTTGACCAGCACGGTGTCGGCGTCCGATTCCCAAAGGTAACGGAGGGGCTCGGCGGGGAGGGGGCGGACCTCCGCATAGAATTCCACCTCGTCGGCGGTGCTCAGGCCCTGGGCCTCCACCAGGACCTTTCTCGCGTCGTCCCAAGACTGAACGGTGGCGTTCGCGGACGCCTGCACGATGCGGAGGTTCCATGGTTCGGCCGTCGTCGAGATTGTGCTGGAGGCCAGGGGCCCCCGTGCTCCCGGTTGCCGGACCACCAGAGTGGCCGTGACGGGAGAGTCGTCCGCCGGGTAAAAACGAAAAGCCCTTCCGCCGTCGACGGCCTGCTGCTCTTTGACGTTGCCCAGGATCCGCCACTCGAAGGCCAGATCCTTTGCCGTTGTCCAGGGGCCTTCCCCGACCCTGAACGTTGTCCGTTCCCCAACGAGGGGGATCTGAGGAGTCGTTCGAAGCTTCAGAGGTTCGGCGAGAAGGGCTGTGCGGCGTTGCCGCTCGGAGCGGCGCACGTCGAGTCGGCCGAGGTGGGCCTGTACGTCTGGAGAGACGACGAGGGAGAGGGAGGCCCTCAGCTTCTCCATCGCCTCCTCGAGCCTTTCTTCCCGCTCGAGGAGGATCCCCTCTTTGTAGAGGGATGAAGCCTGTTTCCGCCGGGCGGTTTGCTCGTCGATACGTCCTCTGAGAAGGCGGATGTCCGTTGAGACGGGGTCGGTCGGCCATACGGCATGGCTTTCGAGATAGAGCATCAGGGCCTGTTCCTCCCTGCCGGCGTCGAGGTGCTGCCCGGCCTTTGCGGAGAGTTCCGCGGCCCGTTCGATCCGTCCCTCCCGTTCCTGCAGGGCGTGTTCGATGCGGCGCAGGACCACCGGAAGAATGTCCAGGGAGGCGATATCGGCCCCCTGCCGTACGGCCGTAAGCGCCTCCGCCAGACGCCCCTGTCTTTCCAGCGTTTGGGCCGTTTCGAGGAGTTCGAGCGCCGCCGACTCGCGCACCTTCAAGTCCTCGAGACGCCGATCCAGGGCTTCGGCACGCTCCGACACCCTCTTGTCCTCCCATGCGGAAAGGGAGCGCCGGTAGCGGGCCTGGGCCTCCTCGAGATGTCCCTCCCTCTCGAGGGCGTCCCCTTCGCGGGCAAGGCGATCGGCCTGCTTTTTTCGCTCTTCGGCTCTGTCCAAAAGGGTTTTGACGCGTCGGACCGCTCGTTCGGTCCCCTCCTCCGCATACAGCTTCGACGCCTCGAGGTACTTTTCCAGGGCCTGGGAAAGCAGGGGGACGTCGAGCCGACCATCGGTGCCTTTGCGTTCCAGCTCGGACGCCTCCTCGAGAAGCGCCTCCGCGGTCGACCGGGCTCTTTGCCGGGCGTTCAGGTCCGACAGAATGCGTTTCTGATCCTGAATCGTCTCGTCCAAGGGCCAGATCTCCAGGGACTCCGCCATTTTCTTCAGCGCCCCTTCCAGTTCGCCCTGGGCCTCGAGCGCGAGGGCCGTGGCCCTTCGGGAACGGGCAAGCAGAAGCCTCTCCTCCCGGGCGCCTATCTTGCCCTCGAGGTCGATTTTTTCGGCGTTCAGTTCGGGGGTGAAGTTCAGACGAAGCCCCTGTTCGTACAGGCGCAATGCGGCATTCAGTTCCCCGCTCTTTGCGAGGCCCCGAGCCTCCTGAACCAGATGGGACGCCTTCTGAATCCGGGTGTCCCGTTCCTCCAGACGGCCCTTCAGCCGGGATATGTCCTCCGACACCGAGGGATGCTCAAAGAGGCTGTAGGCCTGCAGGTATTGTTCGAGGGCCTCGTTCAGTTTGCCGTCCCTCCAGAGGGAGGCGGCCACGGAGGACAGCTCCAGGGATTCGAGGCTCTTGGCCTGAGCGGCGCGAAATCCGGCCAGTTCTCCTTGAAGAAAGCCGGGGTCGGCCCCTCCATCCAGAAGTTTGTCGGCTCCGCGTTCCGCATGAAGCAGGGCTGCGTCCGTCCGCCCTTTTTTCCGGAGGTCGAGGGCCTCCTGCCATAGCTTCCAGCCCTCTTCCAGACTACGGCTTCTGCGCAGATCCTCGATGGAGAAGCGGATGTCGAAGCTCGCCTCGGCCCTTCCAAGCTCCGTGCCCTCCATGAGAAGGGAGAGAGCCACGTTCCCGATCCCGGGGGTTTCCCTGCGGACCAGGCAGGCCCGGGCATCCTGGGAGACGATCATCGTGCCCTCGTCCGGGATCCATTCGTATTGCAGGGCCGTTTGGGGCTCGGGGGAGAGCAGGGCCCTCATCTCGACCGTGTCCTCCATGGTCGTTCCGCGCTTCTCGATGGGGGATCGGGTTTGAGAATCCCAGACGAGGACGGGACTCTTTTGGGGGGAGCGGGCACGGATGGAGAGGTCGTAGGAGGCAGGGGAAACCGTGACCGAGCTGCGCGCCGCCTCGAGCCCTTCCGGATTCAGCAGGACGGCCGTAACCGTCAGCGGACGGGGTCTTGCCTCGTACTGAATGGCGTTGCCGTCCCGCGTCAGGAAACGTTCCCCCTCCCCGGACCAGCTCCAGCGGAGGGAATGGCGGTGATCTCCGGATTCGGGGAACCGGGCCCGGACGACTACGGTCCCGCCCGGAACGGGCGAGACCGGCTCGGCGGTGAGAAGGAGTTTCACGGAGGAAGGGCTCTCCCCGGATTGGGGCCATGCCGCGGTCGTGCAGACGACCAGAAAAAGGAGGAGGGGGAGGAGCAATCTTGTTTTCTTCATTGGGCGTAGCGTTCCTTTCGTG includes the following:
- a CDS encoding SH3 domain-containing protein, which codes for MMRWIILALSLGASLTSLVHGVFVLFGFLVAGGGSSPWVSGGLPILSAFLALIGGIVAFNCSKVGIAFLGLAALLCLFAPVDVWIYGSVYLIAAMLGFFLPRRSDLLDYEDYDYDDQDCADDDEELPIDFPPRRHERAARISLSHQEREKRIPLSTSPEEPPKVRRRTSKTCPTCGASVAIDHRFCPTCGSSLHIPTVPEPEEALKTEVPVQPDASERGAEAESAPWSPKAAFVSPAGESSPSSPDLGEDDDSEPEQVGQEGLFQEEEMEIPLPHKVFVKPLREETLIPTRPLSIDPDTSYQEFSRYTRRRKRRTRPLGRRILGLLLLFAVVGGGTWFLLGLRKLPEDKLPVLPPVSQVEVPPTPRSIDVVAQPLTKNGTSDVSGELPSLPSLGELPDRGIVTGSNVNLREEHSTASKSLTRLGLNAQAELLESWTGVSGTLSGVWYRVRSGGKEGWIYGQYFLPLGKNLPKGYTDALLHSFGGSRNEAAAKLGRPAQNKAASLEWQGLTLSLKDDAVSRLQVSSSRYPLRNGVTVGMTQDVLFKTMGYPSALASGQLRYLEEPKRGVAVRIGKDGKITAITVGSL